One genomic region from Sylvia atricapilla isolate bSylAtr1 chromosome 16, bSylAtr1.pri, whole genome shotgun sequence encodes:
- the SRSF6 gene encoding serine/arginine-rich splicing factor 6 produces the protein MPRVYIGRLSYHVREKDIQRFFSGYGRLLEVDLKNGYGFVEFEDSRDADDAVYELNGKDLCGERVIVEHARGPRRDRDGYSYSSRSGGGGGYSSRRQSGRDKYGPPVRTEFRLIVENLSSRCSWQDLKDFMRQAGEVTYADAHKERTNEGVIEFRSYSDMKRALDKLDGTEINGRKIRLVEDKPRSSHRRSYSGSRSRSRSRRRSRSRSRRSRSSRSRSRSVSKSRSRSKSRSRSKDRSRSRSKSRKSRSKSKSKPKSDRGSRSHSRSKEKSEKSRSRSRSRSRSPKENGKGDVKSKSRSRSRSRSNSPQQQPSAKARSESPPKRAASRSRSRSRSKSRSRSRSSSRD, from the exons ATGCCGCGCGTCTATATCGGCCGTCTGAGCTACCACGTCCGGGAGAAGGACATCCAGCGCTTCTTCAGCGGCTACGGCCGCCTGCTCGAGGTCGATCTCAAAAACGG ctaCGGCTTCGTGGAGTTCGAGGACTCCCGCGACGCCGACGATGCCGTGTACGAGCTGAACGGGAAGGACCTGTGCGGGGAGCGGGTTATCGTGGAGCACGCCCGCGGCCCCCGCCGCGACAGGGACGGCTACAGCTACAGCAGCCGCA GTGGGGGTGGTGGCGGATATAGCAGTCGGAGACAATCGGGACGAGATAAATACGGACCGCCCGTTCGTACAGAGTTCAGGCTGATTGTTGAGAACCTTTCCAGTCGCTGTAGTTGGCAGGATTTAAAA GATTTCATGAGGCAGGCTGGGGAGGTGACCTATGCAGATGCCCACAAAGAACGTACAAACGAAGGAGTGATCGAGTTCCGGTCATACTCGGACATGAAGCGTGCCCTGGACAAGCTGGATGGCACAGAGATAAACGGCAGGAAGATCAGGCTGGTGGAGGACAAGCCACGCTCCAGCCACAGGAGATCCTACTCTGGCAGCAGGTCCAG GTCACGATCCAGGAGACGGTCTAGAAGCAGAAGTCGGAGAAGTCGGAGCAGCCGCAGCAGGTCTCGTAGTGTCTCCAAAAGCCGTTCCCG ATCTAAATCCAGGTCACGAAGCAAAGACCGCTCCCGTTCCCGATCCAAAAGCAGGAAGTCCAGATCAAAGAGCAAATCCAAACCCAAGTCTGACAGGGGTTCACGCTCGCACAGCAGATCCAAGGAGAAGTCTGAGAAGTCCCGATCCAGATCCAGGTCCAGGTCTCGATCTCCCAAAGAAAATGGTAAAGGGGATGTTAAGTCTAAGTCCAGGTCCAGGAGCAGGTCTCGCTCCAACTCTCCGCAGCAGCAGCCGTCTGCCAAGGCTCGCTCCGAGTCACCACCCAAAAGAGCCGCCTCCAGGTCCCGCTCCAGGTCTCGCTCAAAGTCCCGCTCCCGATCGAGATCCAGTTCAAGAGATTAG